The following are encoded together in the Humulus lupulus chromosome 5, drHumLupu1.1, whole genome shotgun sequence genome:
- the LOC133778010 gene encoding protein EXPORTIN 1A-like, producing MYTIFMKLLQTMIPLNTNILEAYAIGSSEEQAFIQNLALFFTSFYKSHIRVLETPGENIAALLMGVEYLTKISYVDDTEVFKVCLDFWNSFVLELFEAHHNLDNPAVTTNMMGLQMPLLPGMVDGLGSQLMQRRQLYAEPMSKLRMLMISRMAKPEDENGNIFRETMKDNDVLVQYKVSNLCFASKVG from the exons ATGTACACCATATTCATGAAACTGTTACAG ACCATGATTCCTCTTAATACAAACATTCTTGAGGCTTATGCAATTGGTTCCAGTGAAGAGCAG GCTTTTATTCAGAATTTGGCTTTGTTTTTCACTTCATTTTATAAG TCTCACATTCGTGTGCTGGAAACTCCTGGAGAGAACATAGCTGCTTTGCTCATGGGTGTTGAATATCTTACCAAAATTTCATATGTGGATGACACAGAAGTTTTCAAG GTTTGCTTAGACTTTTGGAATTCGTTTGTGTTGGAACTATTTGAGGCACACCACAATTTGGATAATCCTGCTGTAACGACAAACATGATGGGGCTGCAG ATGCCTTTGCTACCTGGTATGGTTGATGGCCTTGGATCACAACTGATGCAGCGGCGACAATTATATGCTGAGCCAATGTCAAAGTTAAGAATGCTTATGATTTCTCGTATGGCCAAGCCAGAAGATGAAAATGGCAATATTTTTCGTGAAACCATGAAGGACAATGATGTTCTCGTGCAATATAAGGTCAGTAATCTATGCTTTGCAAGTAAAGTGGGCTAG